The genomic stretch GACCCGTCGGGGGATGCCCATCCTCGACCTCGACTTCCCGCACATCCCGGGGAGCGACGGCGCGGGTGTCGTCCAGGATATCGGCGACGAAGTAACCCGATTCGAGGTCGGCGACCACGTCGCCGTCCAGCCGGGCAAGTACTGCGGGAAGTGTGAGTTCTGCCGCGACGGCGAGGAGTCGATGTGCGTCTCGTATCACCTCATCGGTGAGCACATCAGAGGCGTCCATTCCGAACTCGCCGCGGTCCCCGAGGAGAACCTCGTCAAGGTCCCCGACCACGTCGACTGGGAGACGGCGGCGTCGGCGTCGCTGGTGTTCCAGACCGCGTGGCGGATGCTCATCTCGCAGGGTGAACTCGGGCCGACCGAGAAGGTGCTCGTCCTCGGTGCGTCGGGTGGCGTGGGCCACGCGGCCGTCCAGATCGCCGACTACGTCGGTGCCGAGGTGTACGCGACCGCCTCCACGGAGGAGAAACTGGGCTACGCCGAGGACTGTGGTGCCGACCACGTCATCAACTACGAGGAGGACGACTTCGCGGCCGAGATTCGCGACCTGACCGGCAAACGCGGCGTCGACATGGTCGTCGACCACATCGGCGAGGCCACCTACCCGAACTCGCTGAAGTCGCTCGCGAAGGGCGGCCGCATCGTCACCTGCGGGGCCACGACCGGCGGGAATCCCGGTGCCGGCCTCAACCGAATCTTCTGGAACCAGCTGAAGGTCATCGGGTCGACGATGGCCACCCCTGGCGAGATCGACGACGTCCTGCCGCTGGTGTGGGACGGCACCTTCGAATCGCACGTCCGTGCGAGCCTGCCGATGAGCGAGGCGGCCCGCGCACACGAGATGCTCGAGAACCGTGAGGGCTTTGGCAGCGTGGTCGTAAAGCCCGATAGTGAGCTCTGAGACGGACGACGGATACGTTCACCGACCGGACGCAGGCGACGACTCCGAGCGACCGGTCGGGGACGAACGTGAGGAACGCGCCCCGCTCCCGGGTCCCGAACCGACCGGCTTCGGCGACCGCGGCTGGGTACTCGTCGCCACCGTCGTCCTCTGTTTCCTCGTTATCCCCGGTGTCATCTATCTCCGTCCCGCCCTCCCCGGCGAGGCCGGGCTGTCGTTCATTGTCGCCATGCTCATCCTCCCGCTCGTGCCGGCGGTCCTTTTGGGCCTCACCGCAGTGTGGTCTATGCGCGAGAGCCGCCGGCGGTGAACTGGCCGCGGCTCCCCGACCTCTGTCTCGGGCTCCGTGGGCGCGGACGTCGGTGTCGGGCCGCCTCTCGGTCTGGTGTCGGGCCGTTCGTCGTCCGTCCGTCAGGCACGGACCACCGCACGGCGCACGCTCGCCGTCGACGACACACCCCGACTATCTCTCCCCGGTCTCCTCGGTCACGCTGTTACACCGCAGACAGAGCACCGTCTCGGCGACGTAGTTCACGTCGTGCGAGCCGCAGTCGGGACAGGTGAATCGGCCCACGCCGTACTCCGTCGACCCACGAGGCGCGTACAGCATTCCCTCCTCGACCCGTGCCGCTAGCAGTTCCCGGACGCGGCTCCGAACGAACCGGATCCGTCGAGCGAGCGCGTCGCTCCCAGTCCCGTGAATGTCGTCCCAGCCCACGTCGTCGGGGCGAGAGAGGTGGGTGACGAGGTCGGTCCCGGCCTGCAACAGCGGGCGCGTCGTCGCGCCCGCCGGGTCGTCGACCGCGGCGGCCGCGTACCCCTCGGCGGCCCGGTCGTACGCCTCGGTCGCCCGCTCGTCGTCGCCCGCGAGGCTTCGGCAGTGTCCGAGCAACTCGTCGCAGGCGGCGGCGTCAACCCCGTCGCGGACCCGCTTTTGGTCGACGGCGACGAGTGCGCCCTGCATCGCCCGGTTACGCGCGGCGTCCTCGACGCCTGCGAGCCGGTAACACAGGCCCGCTCGGACGAGGTGGCAGACGGCCCTTCCCGCCGAGGGGCGCTCCGCGTCGAAGGCCTCGCGCCGGAAGCCCTCGTGGCCGGCGAGCGTCCCGTACGCCGCGAGCGTGTACTGTCTTCCCGCCGTCTGCCACGCCGCCGTCGCCGTCGCGCGAATCGCCCGGTCGGCGTGGTCGAGGTCGGTTTCGGGGTCCATGCCCGGACCGAGGACGCCGAAGACATGTGGGTTTCGGTCACCGTTCGCGCCCCCGGGTGTGAGTATCGTTTTTACGGCGGCACGAACACTACTCAGGTGATGACCACGCGTCTCCCCGCCCCCGGAGGATGTCGGTGCGAGTGACTACTCGGCGCACGGGCCGCCCACCGTCGGCACTCCGCACCCTTCGTCGATGAGGACCCGTATCGACTGGCGCGTCAGCTGTCGGCTGGTCGGGACCATCCTCAAGTGGCTGTGGGTGCCGCTCGCGCTCCCGCTCGCCCTCGCGCTCCTCGACGGCACCTCGCCGCTCCCCTTCCTGGCCCCGATGGCCGGCACGCTCGTCCTCGGCACGGCCCTCGAACAGCTGACCGACTCGACCGAACTCGGGCTGCGAGAGGGCTTCCTGATGGTCTCTCTGACCTGGCTGAGTGTCGCCCTCGTCGGCAGCGTGCCGTTCGTCCTCGCGGGCGAGGGTGCGCTCGGAGAGCCGGTGAACGCGCTGTTCGAGAGCATGAGCGGCATCACCACGACCGGGGCGACGGTAATCGTCGACTTCGAGATTCACTCGCGAGCGGTGCTCCTCTGGCGAGCGACACTCCAGTGGCTCGGCGGAATCGGCATCCTCGTCGTCGCGACGGCCGTCCTCTCGCAACTCTCGGTCGGGGGCGCACAGCTCATGGAGACCGAGACGCAGGTCAAAGACGTCAACAAACTCACGCCCCGAATCTCCGAGACGGCCGCTCTCCTCTGGAAGCTCTACCTCGGGCTGACCGCGCTGCAGGTCGCCGTCCTCTACGGACTCCACCTCGTCGGACTGGCCCCCGAGATGACGCTCTACGACGCCGTCGCCCACGCCTTTACCACCATCTCGACGAGTGGGTTCTCGCCGCGCGGGGAGAGCATCGCCGCCTTCTCCCCGGCGGTCCAGTGGGCCGTCATCCCGTTCATGATCCTCGGGGCGACGAGCTTCGTCCTCATCTACTTCGTCCTCCGAGGCAACACCAACCGCCTGCGCGAGAGCGACGAGTTCCGTTTCTACATCGGGGTGCTCGCGTTCTTCTCGCTCTCTATCGCCGGCATCCTCTTCGTCGACGGCGCGCCCCACACCTCCGTCGAGTCCATCGCCCGCCACTCGCTGTTTCAGGTGGTCTCCATCGTGACCACCACGGGATACGCGACCACGGACTTCAACCTCTGGTCGTCGGCCGCCAAACACCTGCTGTTCGTCTGTATGTTCATCGGGGGGATGGCCGGCAGCACCACCTGTTCCATCAAGGCGCTTCGGTGGCTCGTCGTCCTGAAGGCGTTTCGGCGTGACCTGTTCACCGTCGCCAACCCCTCCGTCGTTCGTCCCGTCAGGCTGAGTGGACGGGTCGTCGCCGAGTCCACCATCCGTGACATCTACGCGTACACCCTCGTCTCGCTCGTCTTCTTCATCTTCGCCACCATCTTCGTCGTCGTCGACGCCTCACGGGTGCAGTTGACCGTCACCGAGTTCGAGGCGATGGGCGCGGCGGCCGCGACGTTCTTCAACGTCGGGCCGGGCTTCGGCATCGCCGGCCCCTTCGCGAATTACGAGTCGTTCCCCTCCAGCACCAAGCTC from Salinigranum halophilum encodes the following:
- a CDS encoding TrkH family potassium uptake protein; amino-acid sequence: MRTRIDWRVSCRLVGTILKWLWVPLALPLALALLDGTSPLPFLAPMAGTLVLGTALEQLTDSTELGLREGFLMVSLTWLSVALVGSVPFVLAGEGALGEPVNALFESMSGITTTGATVIVDFEIHSRAVLLWRATLQWLGGIGILVVATAVLSQLSVGGAQLMETETQVKDVNKLTPRISETAALLWKLYLGLTALQVAVLYGLHLVGLAPEMTLYDAVAHAFTTISTSGFSPRGESIAAFSPAVQWAVIPFMILGATSFVLIYFVLRGNTNRLRESDEFRFYIGVLAFFSLSIAGILFVDGAPHTSVESIARHSLFQVVSIVTTTGYATTDFNLWSSAAKHLLFVCMFIGGMAGSTTCSIKALRWLVVLKAFRRDLFTVANPSVVRPVRLSGRVVAESTIRDIYAYTLVSLVFFIFATIFVVVDASRVQLTVTEFEAMGAAAATFFNVGPGFGIAGPFANYESFPSSTKLVMTFLMWLGRIEIIPVLVVLTPSYWRS
- a CDS encoding zinc-binding dehydrogenase codes for the protein MKAVQFSEHGDRDVIEYGDFPDPEIDSDEVLVDIKAGGLNHLDIWTRRGMPILDLDFPHIPGSDGAGVVQDIGDEVTRFEVGDHVAVQPGKYCGKCEFCRDGEESMCVSYHLIGEHIRGVHSELAAVPEENLVKVPDHVDWETAASASLVFQTAWRMLISQGELGPTEKVLVLGASGGVGHAAVQIADYVGAEVYATASTEEKLGYAEDCGADHVINYEEDDFAAEIRDLTGKRGVDMVVDHIGEATYPNSLKSLAKGGRIVTCGATTGGNPGAGLNRIFWNQLKVIGSTMATPGEIDDVLPLVWDGTFESHVRASLPMSEAARAHEMLENREGFGSVVVKPDSEL